The nucleotide window GTGGCACAGCAAAACAAACTGTCAAAGATATTAGTACCTCCTTCCCATCAGAAATCAATAGTAGcgcaattaaaaagaaaaaaaggggcagcccggtgcactatgCTCCTGCTATGCGCAGGGtccgggaagggccggaccacaattAAATTAATGAAAAAAGGAGGGGCGGATGGGATTGGAGGAAATTCACATCGAGTAGTGTTAGAATTCCATTCAAAGATGtactttagttccttcaattatCACATAGAAAGGCATTAATGAAACAAATAAGAAACCAGATGATATTAAGTGTTGGTAGACCATAATTTGATGGCGAGCTTTAAGTTTGTTGACAGTTGGGTgtattgatattgtaaagtcaaAAACCGTTGAGATTTCAATGATAGCTTGAAAATGGGGCTTCTTTCTTTGTGATGTAGAGGCCTTTTCTTAGTTGTAGTCTTAAATACAAACTGATCAAATTGACTCTgacttggaattaatttcaagtaCATGCAGGTAAAGTGAAAATGATAAATTTCCGAACATGAAGCAAACATTAAAAGGGTAAGGGCTTTAAGAAAGTGTTGGTTCTCTTTTCCAAGGCCTAAGCTTTTGGCTGAACACCACATATTCTTTCCCAAGCATAGTGTTGGTTCTCTTTTCCAAGGCCTAAGCTTTTGGCTGAACACCACATATTCTTTCCCAAGCATTACTTCTACGATCGATTTCATTTTGTATGATAGTGTTTGACTAGACATGTAGTTtaacaaagaagaaaaacttTTGACAAATATCAAAAGTACTTAAATCGATCCCATGGTATTAAACAAAGTAAAAACTAAAGAGAAGATTTGATTGGGTGTGATATACAAACCTGAATGCAGTGCGGGTGAGGGAGCGAGGGAAATGGGGGTACCATAGTGCTGTGCTGGATAACCCCCGCCAGTGGAGTTGATAGCAGCAGCTGAATACTGGAAGAGATGGTGTGGGTACTGAACCCCGCCATACCCCTGGCTGGCGGCTGTGTAGCCAGTGGTTGCTCCACCGTTTCCTTCTCCAAAATTCATGTAAGGGTAAAAGGCAGCAGCTGCACTGGATAACACACCACTTGCCGCAGTGCCATACACAGGATATTGGCTAGCTGCTCCTCCATACACGCTATAGTAACCCTGCACAAATTAACAAACATCTCATACTAATGTCTAGCATTATTCTACATTAATAATACTTGGCCATCCAATCCATTTCATTTCATATGAAAGTGATTGATTGAACACAAAATTTAAGAATTTTTTTGTCACATAACAAAAAATATCATTTGAACTAGTGATCTTAAGCATGTCATAATATTTTTGTGGTTATCAATTAATATTATTAAGGTAAAATGAAGAAGGGAACGGAAGCTTCATATCGCCACACCAACTTGTTTGAGATTGGATATAGTTGTTACTTTTATTGTATAAGATAATGTTCATTAAGTTAAAATCGGAACATTAAATCAAATATAAAATGGACTACGTactatcttttttttaaaagaaattaaaaaggaaagtaacatacaaaaataaagtaaagggAATATAATATTTACTAAAATAGAAATATTGATGGCATTTTGGTTTaggtaattttggaaaagattgaAATATTCCATTACAAGTACAGTATTTGTTTAGACTGACACAGTTGATTGACGGGTGAGACTGTAAAGGAGTAAATTTCATGCATGCCACAAACTGAAGTTCAAGATTCATGCCTTCTTTAGATGGCGAAAAGGAAATAAAGGTCAACAATTAGCTTTTGACTAAAGCCACATGATTCCTGCTTTGGACATCGTGCATTCCAACTGCGTCACCACAAACTTGTCTTTGACTTATAATACTCCGTTATTTTCAATTATGTAGCGTAATAAGATTAATACTAAAAGATAATGTCACATCAAATAAAAATTCATTCCCTTAACAACCAAGTAACATGCATACTGTAGTTCGACTGTTAAATGAAAGATACATAAGATAATGGGTACAAACCGTAGGGTAAGTGTAATCTGGCGAGTAGGGAGAGTACCTGAcagtttgttacaagaaaaagaaaccaaaaaaCATTAGAATGTGAAACTTGGTATACAAGTTTTCTAAGTGAACAGTTTGAGTAATGTACAATATCAATTAATGCATGAGTCATTTCTTGTCCTAGGATGAGCTGTGTATATATGATAATGTCGACATTACCATGTTCACTCACTCACACATACACACAGTGAGAAAGAGGAGACATTATGATAGATAGAAAAGAACGGTGGAATGAGTGAGCATGCGTGGATAGAATCCTCTTGTATAATGAGGTGTTGTGTCTGACCAATGAGTTGGCATATGCACGTGAAGACTCTCTCGTCCCCcccacaatgaaaaaaaaaaacaagttatTGCATATATTTCAGTTGTAGAAAATAAAAGGCATATTCTTTAAAATATAACTAGTGTCATACCCATAAAGATTGTAAGGGATGCCTTGTTGGATGGCATAATGAGGGAAGGTTGCTGCTGAAGGAAAAGCTGTGCCCAACCCGCCTGCTGCTGTTTGAAACCCTCC belongs to Nicotiana tabacum cultivar K326 chromosome 6, ASM71507v2, whole genome shotgun sequence and includes:
- the LOC107822890 gene encoding uncharacterized protein LOC107822890 isoform X2, which encodes MTPSSQFGDTTYTKVFVGGLAWETQKETMKKYFEQFGDILEAVVITDKATGRSKGYGFVTFREPEAAMRACVDAAPVIDGRRANCNLASMGVQRSKPTTPKHGGGRNFRVMSGFQGGFQTAAGGLGTAFPSAATFPHYAIQQGIPYNLYGYSPYSPDYTYPTGYYSVYGGAASQYPVYGTAASGVLSSAAAAFYPYMNFGEGNGGATTGYTAASQGYGGVQYPHHLFQYSAAAINSTGGGYPAQHYGTPISLAPSPALHSVCFAVPQA
- the LOC107822890 gene encoding uncharacterized protein LOC107822890 isoform X1; amino-acid sequence: MTPSSQFGDTTYTKVFVGGLAWETQKETMKKYFEQFGDILEAVVITDKATGRSKGYGFVTFREPEAAMRACVDAAPVIDGRRANCNLASMGVQRSKPTTPKHGGGRNFRVMSGFQGGFQTAAGGLGTAFPSAATFPHYAIQQGIPYNLYGYSPYSPDYTYPTGYYSVYGGAASQYPVYGTAASGVLSSAAAAFYPYMNFGEGNGGATTGYTAASQGYGGVQYPHHLFQYSAAAINSTGGGYPAQHYGTPISLAPSPALHSGVTMTLRAPIPHR